From Methanolobus chelungpuianus, a single genomic window includes:
- a CDS encoding aldehyde ferredoxin oxidoreductase family protein, with product MFGWTGRTIAVDLGSNSVTESRTKKKDAEQFIGGRGLACRLMADLTGPHTEPLSPENPLILCTGPLTGTTAPMSGHFTITTRSPLTGTIFDSNAGGLFGAEMKFAGVDCLIVTGKAAEPVYIRIEDEEVEILPADHLWGKNTGETASVLGTRGKVACIGRAGERLVPMAGMVSDGYVAGRGGHGAVAGSKNLKAVVVKGSNKPEIAEPEAYGKAVERMNRLLIANPPVSKGLANYGTAVFADLLSYMGILPADNFRNTGSSSGQGISGESIKENYRTEKTPCFACPGGCRRTFEDGFQVPDYDSLWALGPNIGGHDPEIITKINSMCTDYGMDPLSCGSAIAAYMELQGAGLGEEELMALVRDMGEGRSELAAGSYSYLCSMEKGRGSMSVKGLDIPGYDPRSMAGMALAYATSNRGGCHLSAFMAAPEVMGKPMVLNRLTFDGKAALVQYFENLAAVIDSLVICPFAVLALGEGELASLLNAATGKNYTAERLLRCGERIYNLERMLNVREGFSRKDDTLPERFFGKDGLDREAFMNALDDYYHFRGWDEKGRPTREKLQELGLGEQIDLYS from the coding sequence ATGTTCGGATGGACGGGAAGGACAATAGCAGTGGACCTGGGAAGCAACTCGGTCACGGAGTCGAGGACAAAGAAAAAGGATGCTGAACAGTTCATCGGCGGGCGCGGACTTGCCTGCAGACTGATGGCCGACCTGACCGGACCCCATACAGAACCGCTGAGCCCGGAAAATCCGCTTATCCTCTGCACCGGGCCGCTTACAGGCACTACGGCGCCTATGTCAGGACACTTCACGATAACAACAAGATCACCCCTTACCGGGACAATCTTTGACTCCAATGCCGGCGGCCTGTTCGGGGCCGAGATGAAATTTGCAGGAGTGGACTGCCTGATAGTGACAGGAAAGGCCGCCGAGCCTGTATATATCCGCATAGAGGATGAGGAAGTGGAGATACTGCCTGCGGACCATCTGTGGGGAAAGAACACAGGTGAAACAGCATCAGTTCTTGGCACCAGGGGGAAGGTAGCATGTATCGGAAGAGCAGGAGAGAGGCTGGTGCCCATGGCAGGCATGGTGAGTGATGGCTATGTTGCCGGGCGCGGAGGACATGGGGCGGTGGCGGGCTCAAAGAATCTCAAGGCTGTTGTTGTGAAGGGAAGCAATAAGCCGGAGATAGCCGAACCGGAAGCTTATGGAAAGGCCGTGGAGAGGATGAACAGGCTGCTCATTGCAAATCCTCCTGTATCGAAGGGACTTGCCAATTACGGAACAGCAGTCTTTGCGGACCTGTTAAGCTATATGGGTATTCTGCCTGCAGATAATTTCAGGAACACTGGATCATCTTCGGGGCAGGGGATATCAGGTGAGTCTATTAAGGAGAACTACCGGACCGAAAAGACACCATGCTTTGCCTGCCCTGGGGGTTGCAGGAGAACATTCGAGGATGGCTTCCAGGTACCGGACTATGATTCCCTGTGGGCGCTTGGGCCAAATATCGGCGGGCACGATCCGGAAATCATTACCAAGATCAATAGCATGTGTACGGATTATGGGATGGATCCCCTGTCCTGCGGGTCTGCCATTGCGGCATACATGGAGCTGCAGGGCGCCGGACTTGGTGAGGAGGAGCTTATGGCGCTTGTCAGGGACATGGGAGAAGGGAGAAGTGAACTTGCTGCAGGCTCGTACTCGTACCTGTGCTCCATGGAAAAAGGTCGGGGAAGCATGAGCGTCAAAGGGCTTGATATTCCGGGATACGATCCCCGGAGCATGGCAGGAATGGCTCTTGCCTATGCCACATCCAACAGGGGAGGATGTCACCTGAGCGCTTTCATGGCAGCACCGGAAGTGATGGGAAAGCCCATGGTCCTCAACAGGCTCACTTTTGATGGCAAGGCAGCCCTTGTACAGTACTTCGAGAATCTTGCGGCGGTCATTGATTCTCTTGTTATCTGTCCTTTTGCTGTTCTCGCTCTAGGAGAGGGGGAGCTTGCATCCCTTCTCAACGCCGCAACCGGGAAGAACTACACTGCAGAGAGGCTGCTGCGTTGCGGGGAACGCATCTATAACTTGGAGAGAATGCTCAATGTAAGGGAGGGATTCTCACGGAAGGATGACACCCTGCCGGAGAGGTTTTTCGGGAAGGACGGTCTTGACAGGGAAGCATTCATGAACGCCCTTGATGACTACTACCATTTCAGGGGATGGGATGAAAAAGGAAGGCCAACAAGGGAAAAATTACAGGAACTGGGTCTGGGCGAACAAATTGATTTATATAGTTGA
- a CDS encoding methylated-DNA--[protein]-cysteine S-methyltransferase has product MKRNAVFQDILRYFSGEDVDFSGYEPDLSDLTEFQQEVLTEVRKIPYGQTVTYAELACRIGKEGAARAVGSALAKNPYPIIIPCHRVVSSSGIGGFCGETCGEKTELKKKMLDMESRVSSGRE; this is encoded by the coding sequence ATGAAACGGAACGCAGTTTTCCAGGACATACTCCGCTATTTCAGCGGGGAAGATGTGGATTTCTCAGGCTACGAACCCGATCTGAGCGACCTTACGGAGTTCCAGCAGGAAGTGCTCACCGAAGTAAGGAAGATCCCCTACGGGCAGACCGTAACCTACGCCGAGCTTGCCTGCCGCATAGGAAAGGAGGGAGCTGCGCGGGCAGTGGGAAGTGCGCTTGCGAAGAACCCGTACCCGATAATCATACCCTGTCACAGGGTAGTTTCATCATCTGGTATTGGCGGCTTTTGCGGGGAGACCTGCGGAGAGAAAACGGAACTTAAGAAGAAAATGCTTGATATGGAATCAAGGGTATCTTCAGGCAGGGAATGA
- a CDS encoding matrixin family metalloprotease → MQNNRRTAMLAVLALLFLAVLLSPSENIYPELNPDPWGNETITVHIDDRNVPAHYSPSYRVQVEKALDYWSEGGNGKLGYTPEFRIVDVNDADILIMWVENLEAEAGVESGVAGFARPYEVNGRYEHVDIVLETGNYAGYSWRQYGDSNMQEIAKHEIGHALGLGHSNNRKDIMYPTYDRMDDIDPLLVQRTLPLIILGALLGAGIVFYHGGGWLHSRKKRERLEKEIFGEKEK, encoded by the coding sequence ATGCAAAACAACAGAAGAACAGCAATGCTTGCGGTCCTGGCACTGCTTTTCCTTGCAGTGCTCCTTTCCCCGTCAGAGAATATATATCCTGAACTTAATCCTGATCCATGGGGTAACGAGACTATCACCGTTCACATAGACGACAGGAACGTACCAGCCCATTACAGCCCCAGCTACAGGGTGCAGGTGGAGAAGGCCCTTGACTACTGGAGCGAGGGAGGGAACGGTAAACTAGGATACACTCCTGAGTTCAGGATAGTGGACGTGAACGATGCGGATATCCTTATCATGTGGGTGGAAAACCTCGAAGCGGAGGCGGGAGTTGAGAGCGGCGTCGCAGGCTTTGCCAGGCCATATGAAGTGAACGGCAGGTACGAGCATGTGGATATCGTGCTGGAAACAGGCAACTACGCGGGATATTCATGGAGACAGTATGGGGATTCCAACATGCAGGAGATAGCAAAGCATGAGATCGGACATGCATTGGGACTGGGCCACAGCAACAACAGGAAGGATATCATGTATCCGACCTACGACCGTATGGACGACATCGACCCGCTGCTCGTACAGAGGACACTGCCCCTGATAATCCTGGGAGCCCTGCTTGGGGCCGGGATCGTGTTCTACCACGGTGGAGGATGGCTGCACTCCAGGAAGAAAAGGGAGAGACTTGAGAAGGAGATATTCGGCGAAAAGGAAAAATGA
- a CDS encoding HAD family hydrolase translates to MTFPAITVSLLPGVKIITHQYKAPYMQKRVAVVFDSAGTLLRMYRVAREAATGMILDDIQTTLLVALKPRRALVVMNGDLESIIFSCPPMTFHQFLEAYGVSIEISCSSGPIELDEAYGIIQKSSVCVDDLRGVISIVRGRCPDVFYLAAGIIVDVQEGTVPYVLSTGGRMYSDTPLTIKQLREMGADVFIASGDGYHNLNRLAATVGIPGKDVYGVASPRDKEKIILELKERYDSVIMVGDGMNDILALRAADIGIMTTQQGDERPRALRDAADRVIDNINEVTGIVKQVLSQTCRSL, encoded by the coding sequence ATGACATTCCCTGCCATCACAGTATCCCTCCTTCCCGGCGTAAAGATAATCACTCATCAGTACAAAGCACCCTACATGCAAAAACGCGTGGCTGTAGTATTTGACAGTGCAGGTACCCTCCTGCGGATGTATCGTGTGGCAAGGGAGGCTGCCACAGGTATGATCCTTGATGATATCCAGACCACTCTTCTGGTGGCCCTTAAACCCCGCAGGGCTCTTGTAGTTATGAACGGTGATCTTGAAAGTATCATCTTTTCGTGTCCGCCCATGACATTCCATCAGTTCCTCGAAGCGTACGGGGTCTCTATCGAGATAAGCTGCTCTAGCGGTCCCATAGAGCTGGACGAAGCATACGGGATAATACAAAAGAGCAGTGTGTGCGTTGACGATCTCAGGGGCGTGATATCTATTGTAAGGGGCCGCTGTCCTGATGTATTCTATCTTGCTGCAGGTATCATTGTTGATGTGCAGGAGGGCACGGTGCCCTATGTGCTTAGCACAGGTGGGAGAATGTATTCAGATACGCCTCTGACAATAAAACAGCTCAGGGAAATGGGTGCGGACGTGTTCATTGCTTCGGGAGACGGCTATCATAACCTGAACAGACTTGCAGCGACAGTGGGCATCCCGGGCAAGGATGTGTACGGGGTTGCCTCTCCCCGGGACAAGGAAAAGATCATCCTTGAACTGAAGGAAAGATACGATTCGGTTATCATGGTGGGGGATGGGATGAACGATATACTTGCACTCCGGGCAGCAGATATCGGTATAATGACCACCCAGCAGGGAGATGAGAGACCCCGGGCATTAAGGGATGCGGCAGACAGAGTCATTGACAACATCAATGAAGTAACAGGGATCGTGAAGCAGGTTCTGTCGCAAACCTGCAGGAGCCTCTGA
- the atwA gene encoding methyl coenzyme M reductase system, component A2 has protein sequence MAVFIEVKDLSLEFDGVKVLKNINLTINEGEVLGILGRSGSGKTVLMHVLRGVEEYEGISGQVIYHLARCEKCGHIEPPSKIGMNCPACEGVLKAFEADFVKLSIHDPHRRDITKRIAIMLQRTFALYGDDMVIANVVNSLTEIGVSTEDAMGKAVDLLEKVQLSHRMMHVARDLSGGEKQRVVLARQLVRDPMLLIADEPTGTLDPRTAQVVHDVIDKAVRDYNMTMVITSHWCDVIEQLADKAIVLEDGAIVSEGSPEKIAKEFMNLVCAVEKKPDVEVGDTLIKVDHLVKKYISVNRGVVYAVNDISFDVKEGEIFGLAGTSGAGKTTTSEILMGIVQPTSGEVKVRVGDEWVDMKKPGPECRGRAVKYMGILHQEYGLYNHRTIIDNLTESIGIDLPYELAVRKAINTLISTGFTEEKAKSILSKMSDEISEGERHRVALAQILMKEPVIIVMDEPTGTMDPITKMEVTKSILKAREKMGDTFVIVSHDMDFLEEICDRVALMRNGKIVDVGAPAAVLSKLTDKERMEAAAGS, from the coding sequence ATGGCAGTATTTATTGAAGTCAAAGACCTTTCACTGGAATTTGACGGTGTCAAAGTTCTAAAGAACATAAACCTGACTATCAACGAAGGAGAGGTCCTGGGAATACTTGGAAGGAGCGGTTCGGGCAAGACTGTATTGATGCATGTTTTGCGTGGTGTGGAAGAGTATGAAGGCATAAGCGGACAGGTGATCTATCACCTAGCACGCTGTGAAAAATGCGGACACATAGAGCCTCCCAGCAAGATCGGAATGAACTGCCCGGCATGTGAAGGTGTTTTAAAAGCTTTCGAAGCTGATTTTGTAAAACTCTCCATCCATGACCCCCATAGGAGAGACATCACTAAAAGGATCGCTATCATGCTTCAGCGTACATTTGCACTATATGGTGACGACATGGTCATTGCCAATGTGGTAAATTCCCTTACTGAGATCGGAGTTTCCACTGAGGATGCAATGGGCAAGGCAGTGGACCTGCTTGAAAAGGTACAGCTTTCCCACCGCATGATGCACGTGGCCCGTGACCTGAGCGGCGGTGAGAAGCAGAGGGTTGTCCTTGCACGCCAGCTTGTCAGGGACCCCATGCTGCTTATAGCTGATGAGCCCACGGGTACCCTGGATCCCAGGACTGCCCAGGTGGTTCACGATGTCATCGACAAGGCTGTCAGGGACTATAATATGACAATGGTGATCACATCCCACTGGTGTGATGTCATAGAGCAGCTGGCTGACAAGGCCATTGTCCTTGAGGACGGGGCAATTGTAAGTGAAGGTTCCCCGGAAAAGATAGCAAAGGAGTTCATGAATCTCGTCTGCGCCGTGGAGAAAAAACCCGATGTCGAGGTCGGCGACACCCTGATCAAGGTCGATCACCTTGTCAAGAAGTATATATCTGTTAACAGGGGTGTTGTCTATGCTGTCAACGATATCTCTTTCGATGTAAAGGAAGGCGAGATATTCGGTCTCGCAGGGACCAGCGGAGCAGGCAAGACCACGACCTCCGAGATACTGATGGGAATAGTGCAGCCAACCAGCGGTGAAGTGAAGGTAAGGGTCGGTGACGAATGGGTCGATATGAAGAAACCCGGCCCGGAATGCAGGGGGCGTGCGGTGAAATATATGGGTATTCTCCACCAGGAGTATGGACTGTACAACCACAGGACCATCATCGACAATCTTACAGAATCAATAGGTATCGACCTGCCCTACGAGCTTGCTGTAAGAAAGGCCATTAACACACTGATATCTACCGGTTTTACTGAAGAAAAGGCAAAATCTATATTATCGAAGATGTCAGATGAGATTAGTGAAGGAGAGAGGCACAGGGTTGCGCTTGCCCAGATCCTCATGAAGGAGCCTGTCATTATCGTAATGGACGAGCCGACAGGTACCATGGACCCGATAACAAAGATGGAGGTCACAAAGTCCATCCTCAAGGCACGTGAGAAGATGGGTGACACTTTCGTTATCGTTTCACACGACATGGACTTCCTTGAGGAGATCTGCGACCGTGTTGCTCTTATGAGGAACGGGAAGATCGTTGATGTCGGTGCTCCCGCAGCAGTCCTTTCAAAACTCACGGATAAGGAGCGCATGGAAGCGGCTGCAGGCTCCTGA
- the mmp3 gene encoding methyl-coenzyme M reductase-associated protein Mmp3, whose translation MFDTSDKIKVEVNGNWIELPEGSVLEDAIRVSNAPYRKGTAVGILIERAGQETKDVSRYTVRTSRGEFRIELHEEASPSRKTWVSHYAEYRDMPVRWISRDAVAFGPFSSDMVPFRGSVDHRRFELMFAGGSDPVNTHLILTKARHSAEYGAPEEGTFAKVISGKHVLSDLSKNDRILDIEPVIESEEAGEHICTTDLSTGLENGSRIFTYVEIEIDPEAPEGAEHLFAVTRDGTFHIDSVSSSYISDHRFQSELVTYENFESRSAGSVFVRTVGYGAGKLFIATDDRTSTIMHSVVGHVVKGLELAKMAREGQKIMIESAPRPIMLLGMNYAEAEAGMEPLGVEVIREGYMGDDGFIVTQTPATTIGILGEAKVTLRGVDPEHLIRVELYKDLAPKTLDFFRHATGMQYKPVGALAVLMTYDNTYIFKAMEKEADKYKEILPENTPQGKVRGGEIGVTNQAAKRAGMIGVKLEDNDLFGPTGERFGSTNIIGKVVDTGKLKNLKEDDVVYIIDSSGDES comes from the coding sequence GTGTTTGACACGAGCGATAAAATAAAGGTAGAGGTCAATGGGAACTGGATAGAACTGCCTGAAGGTTCTGTCCTCGAGGATGCTATCAGGGTGTCAAACGCCCCTTACAGGAAAGGTACAGCCGTGGGTATCCTTATCGAGCGTGCTGGCCAGGAAACGAAGGATGTTTCCAGGTATACCGTCAGAACATCCAGGGGTGAGTTCCGCATAGAGCTTCATGAAGAAGCATCTCCCTCGAGAAAGACCTGGGTTTCCCATTATGCTGAGTACAGGGACATGCCTGTCCGCTGGATAAGCAGGGATGCAGTTGCTTTCGGGCCTTTCTCTTCTGACATGGTTCCCTTCAGGGGCAGCGTGGACCACAGGCGATTCGAGCTTATGTTTGCGGGTGGCTCCGATCCTGTAAACACTCATCTGATCCTTACCAAGGCAAGGCATTCAGCCGAGTATGGAGCTCCGGAGGAAGGCACTTTTGCAAAAGTGATCAGCGGAAAGCATGTCCTGTCTGACCTGTCTAAGAATGACAGGATACTGGATATTGAGCCTGTCATCGAGTCTGAGGAAGCCGGGGAACACATATGCACCACAGACCTTTCAACAGGACTGGAGAACGGCTCCCGGATATTCACTTATGTGGAGATCGAGATCGACCCCGAAGCTCCCGAGGGTGCGGAACATCTCTTTGCCGTGACCCGTGACGGTACCTTCCACATTGATTCCGTTTCTTCCTCTTATATTTCCGATCACAGGTTCCAGAGCGAGCTTGTGACCTACGAGAATTTCGAATCCCGCTCTGCCGGTTCTGTCTTTGTGAGAACCGTCGGATACGGGGCAGGTAAGCTGTTCATTGCAACCGATGACAGGACATCCACTATCATGCATTCGGTGGTCGGTCACGTAGTTAAAGGACTGGAGCTTGCCAAGATGGCACGTGAAGGCCAGAAGATCATGATAGAGAGCGCTCCTCGCCCGATAATGCTGCTTGGGATGAACTATGCTGAAGCTGAAGCAGGAATGGAGCCCCTGGGTGTGGAAGTTATCAGGGAAGGTTACATGGGGGATGACGGTTTCATTGTCACGCAAACCCCCGCTACGACAATAGGCATATTGGGCGAGGCTAAAGTGACACTCAGAGGAGTTGATCCAGAGCATCTTATCAGGGTTGAGCTGTACAAGGACCTTGCTCCAAAGACACTCGACTTCTTCAGGCACGCCACCGGGATGCAGTACAAGCCTGTGGGCGCCCTGGCTGTGCTTATGACCTATGACAACACATATATCTTCAAGGCCATGGAAAAAGAGGCTGACAAGTACAAGGAGATCCTGCCTGAGAACACTCCCCAGGGGAAGGTGAGAGGCGGTGAGATAGGTGTCACTAACCAGGCTGCCAAGAGGGCCGGTATGATAGGTGTCAAGCTGGAGGACAACGATCTCTTCGGACCGACCGGTGAGAGATTCGGCAGCACGAACATAATCGGGAAGGTCGTCGACACTGGCAAGCTAAAGAACCTTAAGGAAGACGATGTCGTGTATATCATAGACAGCAGCGGGGACGAATCATGA
- a CDS encoding methanogenesis marker 6 protein, whose product MAEGESDNITKIVVISSDSVLPVDAAMKIYQSNTDIVIKETCFGTMVTGPRDAVNRVVKEVVDLDRNHIFVKERGFLPGDERRCRSSRGGGPRPGFHYLRHEVQMLPTIGKALDAYDRKAPLKEAKQKKKLDVDKLEDLIESQL is encoded by the coding sequence ATGGCAGAAGGGGAAAGTGATAATATCACCAAGATCGTGGTGATAAGCTCTGACAGTGTCCTGCCTGTAGATGCTGCCATGAAGATATATCAGTCCAATACCGATATAGTTATCAAGGAAACCTGTTTCGGGACAATGGTCACAGGTCCCCGGGATGCGGTGAACAGGGTCGTGAAGGAAGTGGTGGACCTTGACCGGAACCATATCTTCGTAAAAGAGAGAGGTTTCCTGCCGGGAGACGAGAGGAGGTGCCGCTCGTCCCGCGGAGGCGGCCCAAGGCCCGGGTTTCATTACCTTAGGCATGAGGTGCAGATGCTGCCCACTATCGGCAAGGCGCTCGATGCCTATGACAGGAAAGCACCTCTCAAAGAGGCAAAGCAAAAGAAGAAGCTTGATGTCGATAAACTGGAAGACCTAATTGAATCCCAATTATGA
- a CDS encoding methanogenesis marker 5 protein — MVKVIIYPTNSLILSDLVERFGHQPVAMMEKIKEKISTVSVDSPPLNITAEEPKMGLKYAAVEVPAGVRGRMSIVGPMIEEAQAGIIVNESPMAFGCMGCARTNELTKYLIRQRDIPVLEVDYPRGDNEEEAKEFVYRIAEFLKSLPKDEEEDKA, encoded by the coding sequence ATGGTAAAAGTCATCATATACCCGACAAACAGCCTTATCCTTTCCGATCTGGTTGAACGGTTCGGCCATCAACCCGTTGCTATGATGGAGAAGATCAAAGAGAAGATCTCAACGGTCAGCGTGGATTCACCGCCACTGAACATTACAGCCGAGGAGCCCAAAATGGGTCTGAAGTACGCGGCAGTGGAAGTGCCTGCCGGAGTGAGAGGAAGGATGTCAATAGTAGGCCCCATGATAGAGGAGGCACAGGCAGGCATAATTGTCAACGAGTCTCCCATGGCCTTTGGCTGCATGGGCTGTGCTCGTACCAACGAACTGACAAAGTACCTGATAAGGCAGCGTGATATACCAGTCCTGGAAGTTGATTATCCGCGTGGGGATAATGAGGAAGAGGCCAAGGAATTTGTATACAGGATCGCAGAGTTCTTAAAGTCCCTGCCCAAGGATGAAGAGGAAGATAAGGCATGA
- a CDS encoding methanogenesis marker 15 protein, with translation MSEKSVVKVALVSCGSEYAGVHKELESVAKSVNAKLVFPEIDVSSLDNIGRDFGIEAASPDLRLMMARARAVVEGMADVDGVFITSCFRCAEAAIVRNELRRYIHKYSDIPVISYSFTERTTAATLMTRMEALTTIARRKHLLAREHQTGLTAGIDSGSTTTKAVVMKDDKIIGSGWVPTIKVIESATEAFNQALEQAGVKQEDIQAIGTTGYGRFLIGEHFKAKLVQEEITVNSKGAVYLANKQKGPATVIDIGGMDNKAISVEDGIPGMFTMGGICAGASGRFLDMTAKRLGVDITELGALAVKGMQENVEMNSYCIVFGIQSLVNSLAKGSTPEDVAAAACYSVVEQIFEQQLQEVDVREPLILVGGSSLIEGVPKALSKLLKIEVLVPPNSHLIGAVGSALLASGFVEE, from the coding sequence ATGAGTGAGAAATCCGTTGTAAAGGTAGCCCTTGTATCCTGTGGCTCTGAGTATGCAGGTGTTCATAAGGAACTTGAGTCCGTGGCAAAATCCGTTAATGCCAAACTGGTCTTCCCGGAGATAGATGTATCCTCCCTGGACAATATCGGCAGGGACTTTGGTATTGAGGCAGCCAGCCCTGACCTCAGGCTCATGATGGCAAGGGCCAGGGCCGTGGTCGAGGGAATGGCGGATGTGGACGGAGTGTTCATCACTTCCTGCTTCAGGTGTGCAGAGGCTGCGATCGTCAGGAACGAACTCAGACGATATATCCACAAATATTCCGATATCCCTGTTATCAGCTATTCATTCACCGAGCGCACAACGGCGGCAACCCTGATGACCCGTATGGAGGCCCTGACAACAATAGCAAGGCGGAAGCACCTGCTTGCCAGGGAGCACCAGACAGGGCTCACTGCAGGCATAGACTCGGGTTCCACTACGACCAAGGCTGTCGTGATGAAGGATGACAAGATCATCGGGTCCGGATGGGTGCCCACGATCAAGGTCATAGAGAGTGCCACCGAGGCTTTCAACCAGGCACTAGAGCAGGCGGGTGTCAAACAGGAGGACATCCAGGCAATAGGAACCACGGGGTACGGGCGTTTCCTGATAGGTGAGCACTTCAAGGCCAAACTGGTGCAGGAGGAGATCACCGTGAACTCCAAGGGTGCTGTCTATCTTGCAAACAAGCAGAAAGGCCCTGCGACTGTGATCGATATCGGTGGTATGGACAACAAGGCCATCTCAGTTGAGGACGGCATACCGGGCATGTTCACCATGGGTGGCATCTGCGCCGGTGCATCGGGCCGTTTCCTTGATATGACTGCCAAGAGGCTTGGTGTAGACATCACCGAACTCGGGGCCCTGGCAGTGAAAGGAATGCAGGAGAATGTGGAAATGAACAGCTACTGCATCGTTTTCGGTATTCAGTCACTGGTCAATTCCCTTGCAAAAGGCTCCACCCCGGAGGACGTCGCAGCAGCAGCCTGTTACAGTGTGGTGGAGCAGATATTCGAGCAGCAGTTGCAGGAAGTCGATGTCAGGGAGCCCCTTATCCTTGTAGGTGGCTCATCCCTTATCGAAGGAGTGCCCAAGGCACTCAGCAAGCTGCTCAAGATAGAGGTGCTGGTTCCTCCGAACTCCCATCTGATAGGTGCCGTGGGAAGCGCCCTGCTTGCATCAGGGTTCGTGGAGGAGTAG
- a CDS encoding methanogenesis marker 17 protein, with protein MDALETFVVESAVPQEAEAYRSIIADVISELVLGGAIGRIKVVLRPEDSLFQMAILLRGSQPPVRLGDFADLGYGVMERKEVKISLREEKYLPELLEKLWARYGRGQVLQPERKTLVVRQDEDPGKEIEYLGGMLIADPKQSLQSRLIEMAIRSTPEGFRVRYHSMKENSFIFVASEDTLKPEWIQEAHQMLAELREAR; from the coding sequence ATGGACGCTCTTGAGACCTTTGTCGTGGAGTCTGCTGTCCCGCAGGAAGCGGAAGCTTACAGGAGTATTATAGCAGATGTTATCTCGGAGCTTGTGCTGGGCGGGGCCATAGGGCGGATAAAAGTCGTACTCAGGCCGGAGGACTCCCTGTTCCAGATGGCTATCCTGTTGAGAGGCAGCCAGCCTCCCGTCAGGCTCGGGGATTTTGCAGACCTTGGCTATGGGGTGATGGAGCGCAAGGAGGTCAAAATATCCCTGAGGGAGGAGAAGTATCTTCCAGAGCTTCTGGAAAAGCTCTGGGCCAGATACGGGCGTGGCCAGGTACTGCAGCCCGAAAGGAAGACTCTTGTAGTGCGCCAGGATGAGGATCCCGGGAAGGAGATAGAATACCTGGGTGGCATGCTGATAGCTGACCCAAAGCAGAGCCTCCAGTCAAGGCTTATCGAGATGGCTATCAGATCGACCCCGGAGGGTTTCAGGGTACGCTATCACTCCATGAAGGAGAACAGCTTTATTTTCGTAGCAAGCGAAGACACCCTGAAACCGGAATGGATACAGGAAGCGCATCAGATGCTTGCTGAGCTCAGGGAGGCCCGGTAA
- a CDS encoding methanogenesis marker 7 protein translates to MAAVLEPYIYEGGIHKHTLITELLEDLGGYLIQKIPAATEVTLIMLIPKKDVHLVEELGKKLLGKLTPAPLTGTEIAVVSPTLAVHHLPHSACDVAEHLRRDGANTNMIGLARGMGRRVALSADYERRLINEHDIALFSFGTFADCIKNKKPKLFEGIEIPIVVTGGPDLLTEDVPNADVYIGNIGRVAHRLRKSEELSSLDIMNRKVAEVVGIMREDLSKDPLAVLPPRVMKEIYEQIPEIEQVLTPAPVTLQLDGLRVKLPYDEFHGKVENLEFDEGTRLMELARVLPSKMKDYILIKIKRESEVGFAL, encoded by the coding sequence ATGGCTGCAGTGCTTGAACCTTATATCTACGAGGGTGGGATTCACAAGCATACCCTCATCACCGAGCTTCTCGAAGACCTGGGAGGGTACCTGATCCAGAAGATCCCGGCAGCAACCGAAGTCACCCTGATAATGCTCATCCCCAAAAAGGATGTCCATCTTGTCGAAGAGCTGGGGAAAAAACTCCTTGGGAAGCTGACGCCAGCCCCTCTCACGGGTACCGAGATCGCTGTTGTCTCTCCCACGCTTGCAGTTCACCACCTGCCGCACTCGGCCTGTGACGTTGCCGAGCACCTGCGCAGGGACGGGGCAAATACAAACATGATAGGCCTTGCAAGGGGAATGGGAAGAAGGGTTGCACTTTCTGCAGATTATGAAAGACGGCTCATAAATGAGCATGATATTGCCCTGTTCTCTTTCGGGACCTTTGCGGACTGTATCAAGAACAAGAAACCCAAGCTCTTTGAAGGCATCGAGATCCCAATTGTGGTGACAGGGGGCCCTGATCTTCTTACTGAGGATGTCCCTAATGCTGATGTCTACATTGGGAACATAGGCAGGGTAGCCCACCGCCTGCGAAAGTCGGAGGAACTGAGTTCCCTGGACATAATGAACAGGAAAGTGGCAGAGGTAGTCGGGATAATGAGGGAGGACCTTTCAAAAGACCCTCTCGCGGTGCTCCCCCCTAGGGTAATGAAAGAGATCTATGAACAGATCCCGGAGATAGAACAGGTGCTAACGCCTGCCCCGGTGACCCTGCAGCTGGACGGGTTGCGGGTAAAGCTCCCATACGATGAGTTCCATGGGAAGGTGGAGAACCTTGAATTCGACGAAGGGACCCGTCTTATGGAACTTGCAAGAGTGCTTCCTTCTAAGATGAAGGATTATATACTAATAAAGATCAAACGTGAATCAGAAGTAGGTTTTGCATTATAG